Proteins found in one Synechococcus sp. LA31 genomic segment:
- the gatB gene encoding Asp-tRNA(Asn)/Glu-tRNA(Gln) amidotransferase subunit GatB: MAAEAAWEAVIGLETHVQLGTNSKIFTSASTAFGDDPNTHIDPVVCGLPGTLPVLNQKVLEYAVKAAMALNLNIAEHSKFDRKQYFYPDLPKNYQISQYDEPIAEDGWIEVEVAEKGKDTYLKRIGIERLHMEEDAGKLVHAGSDRLAGSTHSLVDYNRAGVALAEIVSKPDLRTGREAAEYASEIRRIMRYLGVSDGNMQEGSLRCDVNISVRRGPDAPFGTKVEIKNMNSFSAIQKACEHEIQRQIKAYEAGEPVVQETRLWDEGKQLTKSMRSKEGASDYRYFPDPDLGPIEVSVERREGWRADLPELPAAKRHRYAETLGLSQYDARVLTDERPMAEYFEAAVAAVAAGADAKGLANWITGDIAAFVNANRLSYATLPFRPEQLAEMVQLIDGGKISGKIAKEILPELLEKGGSPAAIVEAKGLGMISDPAAITAIVEELLAAHPEEVEAFRGGKTKLQGFFVGQLMKKTGGKADPKLANQILNQKLKG, from the coding sequence ATGGCAGCTGAGGCCGCCTGGGAAGCCGTGATCGGCCTGGAGACCCACGTGCAGCTGGGGACCAACAGCAAGATCTTCACCAGTGCCTCCACGGCCTTTGGCGACGATCCCAACACGCACATCGATCCTGTGGTGTGCGGGTTGCCGGGCACGTTGCCGGTGCTCAATCAGAAGGTGCTCGAGTATGCGGTGAAGGCGGCCATGGCGCTCAACCTCAACATCGCGGAGCACAGCAAGTTCGACCGCAAGCAATATTTCTATCCCGATCTGCCGAAGAACTACCAGATCTCCCAATACGACGAACCGATCGCTGAAGACGGCTGGATCGAAGTGGAGGTGGCTGAAAAAGGGAAAGACACCTATCTCAAGCGTATTGGGATCGAGCGTCTGCACATGGAAGAGGACGCCGGCAAGTTGGTGCATGCCGGTAGCGATCGCCTAGCGGGTTCCACCCATTCGCTGGTGGATTACAACCGCGCCGGCGTGGCTCTCGCTGAGATCGTGAGTAAGCCGGACCTACGCACTGGCCGCGAGGCTGCTGAATACGCCTCCGAGATCCGTCGGATCATGCGTTATTTGGGGGTGAGCGACGGCAACATGCAGGAGGGATCCCTGCGTTGCGACGTGAACATCTCCGTGCGCCGTGGGCCCGATGCGCCCTTTGGCACGAAGGTGGAGATCAAGAACATGAACTCCTTCTCGGCCATTCAGAAAGCGTGTGAACACGAAATCCAGCGCCAGATCAAGGCCTATGAGGCCGGTGAGCCTGTGGTGCAGGAAACGCGCCTCTGGGATGAGGGCAAGCAGCTCACCAAGAGCATGCGTAGCAAGGAAGGTGCCAGTGACTACCGCTATTTCCCCGATCCCGATCTCGGCCCGATCGAGGTGAGTGTGGAGCGGCGTGAAGGCTGGCGCGCTGACTTGCCTGAGCTGCCGGCTGCCAAGCGCCACCGCTACGCCGAAACGCTTGGACTATCGCAATACGACGCCCGAGTGCTGACGGATGAGCGCCCCATGGCTGAATACTTTGAGGCCGCCGTGGCCGCCGTGGCCGCCGGCGCCGATGCCAAGGGCCTGGCCAATTGGATCACCGGCGACATCGCCGCCTTCGTGAATGCCAACCGCCTCTCCTACGCCACGCTGCCGTTCCGCCCGGAGCAGTTGGCCGAGATGGTGCAGCTGATCGATGGCGGCAAGATCAGCGGCAAGATCGCCAAGGAGATCCTGCCCGAGCTGCTGGAGAAGGGTGGTTCGCCGGCCGCGATCGTGGAGGCCAAGGGCCTGGGCATGATCAGCGACCCGGCCGCGATCACCGCGATCGTGGAGGAGTTGCTGGCGGCCCACCCGGAAGAGGTGGAGGCGTTCCGCGGCGGCAAAACCAAGCTGCAGGGCTTCTTCGTGGGGCAGCTGATGAAGAAAACCGGCGGCAAGGCCGATCCGAAGCTGGCGAACCAGATCCTCAATCAGAAGCTGAAGGGCTGA
- a CDS encoding LysR substrate-binding domain-containing protein, translating into MPAISQVLAIPSLIFASSQGQTAVISLECLAALDYMIWLRTGQRAAAALACAQPTVSRNSRKCLEVFGLELARKRSEWRLIGDTELINLERRVHQKTRWERNLKLRLEAQHWSAPGLDALDLPDWQRGNFNQLDYEQPLALLEDRVIDAWICSEPDAPVRPGLSALRLTTMPINLMVPIGHPLAEHRGTIPWEELLPYPVLPLPHGAFPVFESVLERCSLLPCPEREQAMRQAPWWGKRTVEEMLIGYSSPLTLHAYGPGWVRLEQQLPVQAGDVLMVHQEFSAHPRTLMLRAQLLDHLTVQAAGHPDVVIHRNVTQPLTNSTSAN; encoded by the coding sequence ATGCCGGCAATCAGCCAGGTTTTGGCAATTCCTTCCCTTATTTTTGCTTCGAGCCAGGGTCAAACCGCCGTGATTTCGCTGGAGTGCCTGGCCGCCCTCGATTACATGATCTGGCTGCGCACTGGTCAACGCGCCGCCGCTGCCCTCGCCTGCGCGCAGCCCACGGTGAGCCGCAACAGCCGGAAGTGCCTGGAGGTGTTCGGCCTAGAGCTCGCCCGTAAACGCAGCGAGTGGCGCCTGATCGGCGACACCGAGCTGATCAATCTGGAGCGACGGGTGCACCAGAAAACGCGCTGGGAACGCAACCTCAAGCTGCGTCTGGAAGCCCAGCACTGGTCGGCACCCGGGCTGGACGCATTGGATCTGCCCGACTGGCAACGGGGCAACTTCAACCAACTCGACTACGAACAACCCCTCGCCCTGCTCGAAGACAGGGTGATCGACGCCTGGATCTGCTCAGAACCGGATGCACCTGTACGGCCTGGATTGAGTGCTTTGCGACTCACCACCATGCCCATAAACCTGATGGTGCCGATCGGCCATCCGTTGGCGGAGCACCGCGGCACCATCCCCTGGGAGGAGCTCCTGCCCTATCCAGTGCTTCCCCTGCCCCATGGCGCCTTCCCAGTGTTTGAAAGCGTGCTTGAGCGCTGCAGCCTGCTGCCATGCCCCGAGAGAGAACAAGCCATGCGCCAGGCCCCCTGGTGGGGCAAGCGAACGGTGGAGGAGATGCTGATTGGCTACAGCTCACCGCTCACGCTGCACGCCTACGGCCCAGGATGGGTGCGGCTCGAGCAACAACTACCCGTGCAGGCGGGCGATGTACTGATGGTGCATCAGGAGTTCAGCGCGCATCCCCGCACGCTGATGTTGCGCGCGCAGCTGCTCGATCACCTCACCGTCCAGGCCGCCGGCCACCCCGATGTGGTGATTCACCGGAACGTGACTCAACCATTAACCAACTCCACCTCAGCAAACTGA
- a CDS encoding helix-turn-helix transcriptional regulator: MAKQVRLTLAKAIAKANLRRAEAGEKPITMNALAVQAGVAATTVTRLARTDEKAASALSLDLASKIVTVLDCGIEDLLEAVDD, from the coding sequence ATGGCAAAGCAAGTTCGACTGACCCTCGCCAAGGCAATCGCCAAGGCAAACCTGCGCCGCGCTGAAGCAGGCGAGAAACCCATCACCATGAACGCGTTAGCAGTTCAGGCGGGAGTGGCGGCAACCACCGTGACCAGACTGGCGCGAACCGATGAGAAAGCAGCGTCAGCACTATCACTAGATTTGGCATCCAAGATTGTTACGGTGCTGGATTGCGGAATCGAGGATTTATTGGAGGCTGTGGACGATTAA
- a CDS encoding LysR substrate-binding domain-containing protein, which translates to MISRNAALIVKSLGLRSFKGDGEWRVDGDATLLNLEREVHQLSRWKQKSGLRIDAIYGDAPLYFKEPVDGWVLGSFDFMNMAFPLSLLRDGVIDAWMGIYPDVPEADDEEFSVFHLTRFPAHLVVDPEHPLLRSAEGLSWSDLAGYPFTSLPDQAFPKMAAMLRSLGCGSATPGITRYSHAKWEGRTADQLTISYASPLTLQQRAAGRVVLPVGSPFSLGDSLVVKRKFADHATLAHLLDVLRDRA; encoded by the coding sequence TTGATATCCCGCAATGCGGCTCTGATCGTGAAGTCTCTGGGTTTGCGGTCGTTTAAGGGTGATGGTGAGTGGCGGGTTGATGGTGATGCCACTCTCCTCAATCTGGAGCGAGAGGTGCATCAGCTCAGTCGTTGGAAGCAGAAGAGCGGTTTGCGCATCGACGCTATTTATGGAGATGCTCCCCTGTATTTCAAGGAGCCAGTTGATGGTTGGGTTTTGGGAAGCTTTGATTTTATGAACATGGCATTCCCTTTGTCTTTACTCAGGGATGGGGTGATCGATGCCTGGATGGGGATTTATCCAGATGTTCCCGAAGCAGATGATGAAGAGTTTTCTGTTTTTCACTTAACGCGTTTCCCGGCTCATCTGGTGGTTGATCCGGAGCATCCGCTGCTGCGCTCGGCTGAGGGCCTGTCCTGGTCGGATCTGGCCGGCTATCCGTTTACATCGTTGCCGGATCAGGCGTTTCCGAAGATGGCAGCGATGTTGCGCAGTCTTGGGTGTGGCTCTGCAACGCCTGGAATCACGAGATATAGCCATGCGAAGTGGGAGGGACGCACCGCCGATCAGCTCACGATTTCCTACGCCTCTCCATTGACCCTTCAGCAACGTGCAGCTGGTCGGGTGGTGCTACCGGTGGGTAGCCCTTTCTCTCTGGGTGATTCTCTGGTCGTGAAAAGGAAGTTTGCTGATCACGCCACCCTCGCGCACCTGCTGGATGTCTTGAGGGATCGAGCTTAG
- the coaE gene encoding dephospho-CoA kinase (Dephospho-CoA kinase (CoaE) performs the final step in coenzyme A biosynthesis.) has translation MPVSPRWRGPQRLIGLTGGIASGKSTVARWLAGQGLPVLDADVFARETLAPGSAGAKAVIDRYGEVTQAAGSAPAAAVIDRAELGRIVFRDPLERQWLENLVHPLVRERFDAELAALKSAPGVVLVIPLLFEVGLEQLCSEVWLVDCEAEQQLQRLMERDGLSAEEAQTRIEAQWPLERKRSLADHVINNRGDREGLNQQLMQLLNKPFDDL, from the coding sequence ATGCCTGTCTCACCCCGCTGGCGTGGCCCGCAACGCCTCATTGGCCTGACCGGCGGGATTGCCAGCGGCAAGAGCACGGTGGCCCGTTGGCTGGCGGGGCAAGGACTACCCGTGCTGGATGCGGATGTGTTTGCACGGGAAACGCTTGCGCCGGGCAGCGCCGGCGCTAAGGCAGTGATCGATCGCTACGGCGAGGTGACTCAAGCGGCGGGGAGCGCGCCAGCTGCAGCCGTGATCGATCGCGCTGAGCTGGGGCGAATCGTGTTTCGTGATCCGTTGGAACGGCAATGGCTGGAGAACTTGGTGCATCCGCTGGTGCGCGAGCGGTTCGATGCGGAGCTTGCAGCGCTCAAGTCAGCTCCGGGCGTGGTGCTGGTGATTCCACTGCTGTTCGAGGTAGGCCTCGAACAACTGTGCAGCGAGGTGTGGCTGGTGGACTGTGAAGCAGAACAGCAGCTGCAGCGCCTGATGGAACGCGATGGGCTCAGCGCAGAGGAGGCCCAGACCCGTATCGAGGCCCAGTGGCCATTGGAGCGCAAACGGTCGCTGGCGGATCACGTCATTAACAACAGGGGAGACAGAGAAGGCCTGAATCAACAGCTGATGCAACTGCTCAACAAACCGTTCGACGACCTGTGA
- the argJ gene encoding bifunctional glutamate N-acetyltransferase/amino-acid acetyltransferase ArgJ, producing the protein MTQPWHPISGGITAPQGFLAAGITAGLKPSGKPDLSLLLAPEGAVCAGTFTTSLVRAACVDLCAERLHASGGRARAVLTNSGQANACTGDRGLIDSQRATQAMAERLGLSADEVLICSTGVIGVPIPMNTLLAGLDPLLEALSPSGGAAAASAILTTDLTDKQIALEAELGGRTVRIGGMAKGSGMIHPNMATMLGYLSCDAGVPAEVWQAMVQRAVDRSFNAITVDGDTSTNDTYLAFAAGEPLNSEHFDALEAGLTAVSQHLAKAIARDGEGATCLVEVQVEGAGDDAAARAIARTICGSSLVKCAVHGRDPNWGRIVAAAGRAGVAMDPDAVALWLGDHQLMAAGQPLEFDRPAASAYMRDRAAGAYLEDDTVLIQIQVGSGSGVGSAWGCDLSDQYVRINADYTT; encoded by the coding sequence GTGACGCAGCCCTGGCACCCCATCTCTGGCGGCATCACGGCCCCGCAAGGATTTCTCGCTGCCGGCATCACCGCTGGTCTCAAGCCCTCCGGCAAGCCTGATCTCTCGCTGTTGCTCGCTCCCGAGGGGGCTGTTTGTGCCGGCACCTTCACCACCTCCCTGGTGCGCGCCGCCTGCGTGGATCTCTGCGCTGAACGGCTGCATGCCAGTGGCGGCAGAGCCCGGGCCGTGCTCACCAATTCCGGCCAGGCCAATGCCTGCACAGGCGATCGCGGCTTGATTGATAGCCAGCGCGCTACTCAGGCCATGGCCGAGCGCTTGGGGCTCTCGGCAGACGAGGTGCTGATCTGCTCCACCGGCGTGATCGGCGTGCCGATCCCAATGAACACACTGCTGGCAGGCCTCGATCCACTGCTTGAAGCCCTCAGCCCAAGCGGTGGTGCTGCGGCCGCCAGTGCCATCCTCACAACCGATCTCACCGACAAGCAAATCGCCCTGGAGGCGGAGCTCGGTGGCCGCACCGTGCGGATTGGCGGCATGGCGAAGGGCTCGGGAATGATCCACCCGAACATGGCCACCATGCTCGGCTACCTCAGCTGCGATGCCGGAGTGCCAGCGGAGGTTTGGCAGGCGATGGTGCAGCGGGCGGTGGATCGCTCGTTTAATGCGATCACGGTGGACGGCGACACCAGCACCAACGACACGTACCTGGCGTTTGCAGCCGGTGAGCCCCTGAACTCCGAGCACTTCGATGCACTGGAGGCCGGCCTGACGGCGGTGTCGCAACACTTGGCCAAAGCCATCGCCCGTGATGGTGAGGGAGCCACCTGCCTCGTGGAAGTGCAGGTGGAGGGTGCGGGCGATGATGCCGCCGCTCGCGCCATCGCCCGCACCATCTGCGGTTCTTCGTTGGTGAAGTGCGCCGTGCATGGCCGGGACCCCAACTGGGGCCGCATCGTGGCGGCCGCGGGCCGCGCTGGTGTGGCTATGGATCCCGATGCAGTGGCCCTGTGGCTGGGGGATCATCAGCTGATGGCGGCCGGTCAGCCGCTCGAGTTTGATCGCCCAGCGGCATCGGCTTACATGCGTGATCGTGCCGCTGGTGCTTATCTCGAGGACGACACGGTGCTGATTCAGATCCAGGTGGGTTCGGGCTCCGGGGTTGGCTCTGCCTGGGGATGCGACCTCTCTGATCAATATGTCCGTATCAACGCCGATTACACGACGTAG